In Carassius auratus strain Wakin unplaced genomic scaffold, ASM336829v1 scaf_tig00018346, whole genome shotgun sequence, the following are encoded in one genomic region:
- the LOC113076025 gene encoding pannexin-2-like: MQNILEQNLDMATALLAGEKLKELILPGSTQDEKSGVLAGLMVQLKLELPFDRVVTIGTVIIPILLVTLVFTRNFAEESIYCYTPHNFTRDQALYARGYCWTELRDAVPGVDPQLRPSLFEHKFLPYALLAFAGIMYIPALAWEFLASTRLTSELNFLLQEIDNCYHRAAEGRAPKIEKQIQSKGPGITERERREIIENAEKEKSPEQNLFEKYLERRGQSNFLAKLYLGRHLAIICLSSIPITYLSTYYARQRQNEFTCALGKPPDTSSIPELRLNVNCKLPAVQLQRIMAAVDIALLCTMNLIILVNLLHLFVVRKSNFVFDKLHKVGIKTRRRWQKSQFCDINILAMFCNENRDHIKSLNRLDFITNESDLMYDNVVRQLLAALAQSNHDATPTVRDSGNQTIDPSLDPSMLGVGELGGEPSVIKRPRKKMKWIPSSNPLPQPFKEPLNLTRLENSIKADKPKPVRRKNVPDSIIAPLLDSKSTQHPPTNKAAETNNIEKKHTLNLSLDVHPYMLTIQKAKTETVDPEPPPVEHALSNVYIEGPHTIVHVSSSHTEKKESPPLLTTPAFSTATLSTTSYMNGGATNMQPPDSPNVKDPLNQETEPESQPGPFSRNPSHPLLSIHHTLYEDEEEQNRRDRLARPGELIAAGEC; this comes from the exons ATGCAGAACATCCTCGAGCAGAACTTGGACATGGCCACGGCTCTGCTTGCGGGTGAGAAGTTGAAGGAGTTGATCCTGCCGGGTTCCACACAGGATGAGAAGAGCGGTGTACTGGCGGGTCTCATGGTGCAACTCAAACTAGAGTTGCCCTTTGACCGGGTCGTCACCATAGGAACTGTCATCATCCCTATACTGCTGGTCACATTAGTTTTCACACGGAACTTTGCAG AGGAATCTATATATTGCTACACCCCACACAACTTCACACGCGACCAGGCCCTGTATGCCAGAGGCTACTGCTGGACAGAGCTGCGGGATGCAGTGCCTGGAGTCGACCCCCAGCTTCGGCCCTCCTTGTTTGAGCACAAGTTTCTGCCCTACGCTCTGCTGGCCTTCGCAGGCATCATGTACATACCTGCCCTGGCATGGGAGTTCCTGGCCTCCACTCGACTCACCTCTGAGCTCAACTTCCTGCTTCAAGAGATTGACAACTGCTACCACAGGGCGGCCGAAGGCAGAGCACCCAAGATTGAGAAGCAGATCCAGTCCAAGGGGCCGGGGATTACAGAACGTGAGCGGAGGGAGATCATTGAGAACGCAGAGAAGGAGAAGAGCCCAGAGCAGAACCTGTTTGAGAAGTATCTTGAGCGCCGTGGGCAGAGTAACTTTCTGGCTAAGCTGTATTTGGGGCGACATTTAGCCATCATCTGCCTCAGCTCAATACCCATAACGTACCTGAGCACCTACTATGCCCGTCAGAGGCAGAACGAGTTCACTTGCGCGCTTGGCAAGCCACCGGACACTAGCAGCATCCCTGAACTCCGGCTGAATGTTAACTGCAAGCTCCCAGCTGTGCAGCTCCAGCGCATTATGGCCGCAGTGGACATCGCTTTGCTGTGTACTATGAACCTCATTATCCTTGTGAACTTGCTGCATTTGTTTGTAGTCCGGAAGTCAAATTTCGTCTTCGACAAGCTGCACAAAGTTGGTATCAAAACACGCCGGCGCTGGCAGAAGTCACAATTTTGTGACATTAACATTCTGGCCATGTTCTGTAATGAGAACAGAGACCACATTAAGTCTCTCAACAGACTGGACTTTATCACCAACGAGAGTGACCTCATGTATGATAACGTGGTGCGGCAGCTGCTGGCAGCATTGGCTCAATCCAACCACGATGCCACTCCGACTGTGAGAGACTCTGGGAACCAGACTATTGACCCCAGTTTGGACCCCTCAATGCTGGGTGTGGGAGAATTGGGAGGAGAGCCCTCAGTAATCAAGAGACCCCGCAAGAAGATGAAGTGGATCCCCTCATCTAACCCTCTGCCACAACCTTTTAAG GAACCCTTGAATCTAACCAGACTGGAAAACAGTATAAAGGCAGACAAACCTAAACCAGTCCGAAGGAAGAATGTACCAGATAGCATTATTGCTCCACTTCTGGACAGCAAGAGCACACAACATCCTCCTACTAACAAAG CTGCAGAAACAAATAATATAGAGAAGAAACACACTCTTAACCTCTCGCTGGATGTTCATCCTTACATGCTAACCATCCAGAAAGCAAAAACAGAAACGGTCGATCCTGAGCCACCCCCGGTTGAGCACGCTCTCAGTAATGTGTATATTGAGGGTCCACATACAATTGTCCATGTCTCCTCTTCTCATACTG AGAAGAAAGAGTCTCCTCCACTGTTGACCACCCCTGCCTTCTCCACAGCCACCCTCTCCACAACATCATATATGAATGGTGGAGCAACCAACATGCAACCTCCAGACTCCCCGAATGTCAAAGATCCTCTCAATCAAGAGACAGAGCCTGAGAGCCAGCCAGGGCCTTTTAGTCGAAACCCCTCACACCCGCTGCTGAGCATCCATCACACACTgtatgaggatgaggaggagcaaAACAGAAGGGACAGACTAGCCAGACCGGGAGAGTTGATTGCTGCTGGAGAGTGTTGA
- the LOC113076027 gene encoding membrane protein MLC1-like isoform X1: MDIRMQREEASAQEVFSYAQMSTLERNSGVGTLSRHLERERMERDSYTVDVRASDLQLGQPGPLHPCFSYRVWLYSIVIGSSLLIVAAFSLYMGNVFPDAMDYLRCTAGSSIPAAVVSFAIAKNRQVAVSDFQMVYVSSFAVTTTCLVWFGCKLAISPSAININFNLLLLIVLEVLTASTVILSARSVDNCCSHGKPVSDGPAVVTPASFPTRLLKAYAVIEVIVGISTVFGGIIALNLGALLPDPYLSVTFFWILVACFPSAIASHVVAEYPSKHLVEMLIAISSVTSPLLFSASGFLSYSMINFIEIFLLEVPLTKQLNDILLLVLMGLLLVQAVLTLATIVKCASYKSQLRTGATEWDTLHKKHSEQQTSNGTLRDFDREKAWKSVVVQMAQ; encoded by the exons ATGGATATCAGGATGCAACGAGAGGAGGCATCAGCTCAGGAAGTGTTCAGCTATGCCCAGATGTCCACCCTGGAGCGAAACAGTGGAGTAGGAACACTGAGTAGGCATCTGGAGCGGGAGAGGATGGAGAGAGACAGCTACACAGTGGATGTCAGGGCCAGTGACCTGCAGTTGGGTCAGCCCGGTCCATTACATCCCTGCTTTAGCTACAGAGTCTGGCTTTACAGCATCGTTATAGGG AGCAGCTTGCTAATAGTGGCAGCTTTCTCCCTCTACATGGGTAATGTGTTTCCAGATGCCATGGACTACCTGCGCTGCACAGCTGGATCT AGTATACCAGCTGCAGTGGTGAGCTTCGCTATTGCCAAGAACAGACAAGTTGCA GTTTCAGACTTTCAAATGGTGTACGTGTCATCCTTTGCTGTGACAACCACGTGTCTGGTGTGGTTCGGTTGTAAACTCGCCATTAGTCCCTCAGCCATCAAT ATTAACTTTAACCTGCTCCTGCTTATTGTGCTGGAGGTGCTCACGGCCAGTACTGTCATCCTGTCAGCACGCTCGGTGGACAACTGCTGCAGTCATGGAAAG CCAGTGTCTGATGGTCCTGCGGTGGTGACCCCGGCTTCGTTCCCCACTCGTCTTCTCAAGGCTTATGCC GTAATTGAGGTTATAGTGGGCATCTCCACTGTATTTGGCGGAATTATTGCTCTCAATTTGGGTGCTCTCCTCCCAGATCCATATCTTTCTGTCACTTTCTTCTGGATTCTAGTAGCT TGTTTCCCCAGTGCCATTGCCAGCCATGTGGTGGCAGAATATCCCAGCAAGCATCTG GTGGAAATGCTGATTGCTATAAGTAGTGTGACTTCACCACTGCTTTTCTCTGCTTCTGGATTTTTGTCCTACAGCATGATTAATTTTATTGAGATCTTTCTGCTTGAAGTGCCATTAACAAAG CAGTTGAATGACATACTGCTGCTTGTGCTGATGGGGCTGCTGCTGGTGCAGGCGGTGCTGACATTAGCCACCATAGTAAAGTGTGCTTCCTACAAGAGCCAGCTCCGCACAGGAGCTACTGAATGGGACACACTACACAAAAAACACTCTGAG CAACAAACATCAAATGGCACACTAAGGGATTTTGACAGAGAGAAGGCATGGAAATCAGTGGTGGTCCAGATGGCCCAGTGA
- the LOC113076027 gene encoding membrane protein MLC1-like isoform X2, translated as MDIRMQREEASAQEVFSYAQMSTLERNSGVGTLSRHLERERMERDSYTVDVRASDLQLGQPGPLHPCFSYRVWLYSIVIGSSLLIVAAFSLYMGNVFPDAMDYLRCTAGSSIPAAVVSFAIAKNRQVAVSDFQMVYVSSFAVTTTCLVWFGCKLAISPSAININFNLLLLIVLEVLTASTVILSARSVDNCCSHGKPVSDGPAVVTPASFPTRLLKAYAVIEVIVGISTVFGGIIALNLGALLPDPYLSVTFFWILVACFPSAIASHVVAEYPSKHLVEMLIAISSVTSPLLFSASGFLSYSMINFIEIFLLEVPLTKLNDILLLVLMGLLLVQAVLTLATIVKCASYKSQLRTGATEWDTLHKKHSEQQTSNGTLRDFDREKAWKSVVVQMAQ; from the exons ATGGATATCAGGATGCAACGAGAGGAGGCATCAGCTCAGGAAGTGTTCAGCTATGCCCAGATGTCCACCCTGGAGCGAAACAGTGGAGTAGGAACACTGAGTAGGCATCTGGAGCGGGAGAGGATGGAGAGAGACAGCTACACAGTGGATGTCAGGGCCAGTGACCTGCAGTTGGGTCAGCCCGGTCCATTACATCCCTGCTTTAGCTACAGAGTCTGGCTTTACAGCATCGTTATAGGG AGCAGCTTGCTAATAGTGGCAGCTTTCTCCCTCTACATGGGTAATGTGTTTCCAGATGCCATGGACTACCTGCGCTGCACAGCTGGATCT AGTATACCAGCTGCAGTGGTGAGCTTCGCTATTGCCAAGAACAGACAAGTTGCA GTTTCAGACTTTCAAATGGTGTACGTGTCATCCTTTGCTGTGACAACCACGTGTCTGGTGTGGTTCGGTTGTAAACTCGCCATTAGTCCCTCAGCCATCAAT ATTAACTTTAACCTGCTCCTGCTTATTGTGCTGGAGGTGCTCACGGCCAGTACTGTCATCCTGTCAGCACGCTCGGTGGACAACTGCTGCAGTCATGGAAAG CCAGTGTCTGATGGTCCTGCGGTGGTGACCCCGGCTTCGTTCCCCACTCGTCTTCTCAAGGCTTATGCC GTAATTGAGGTTATAGTGGGCATCTCCACTGTATTTGGCGGAATTATTGCTCTCAATTTGGGTGCTCTCCTCCCAGATCCATATCTTTCTGTCACTTTCTTCTGGATTCTAGTAGCT TGTTTCCCCAGTGCCATTGCCAGCCATGTGGTGGCAGAATATCCCAGCAAGCATCTG GTGGAAATGCTGATTGCTATAAGTAGTGTGACTTCACCACTGCTTTTCTCTGCTTCTGGATTTTTGTCCTACAGCATGATTAATTTTATTGAGATCTTTCTGCTTGAAGTGCCATTAACAAAG TTGAATGACATACTGCTGCTTGTGCTGATGGGGCTGCTGCTGGTGCAGGCGGTGCTGACATTAGCCACCATAGTAAAGTGTGCTTCCTACAAGAGCCAGCTCCGCACAGGAGCTACTGAATGGGACACACTACACAAAAAACACTCTGAG CAACAAACATCAAATGGCACACTAAGGGATTTTGACAGAGAGAAGGCATGGAAATCAGTGGTGGTCCAGATGGCCCAGTGA